From the Lathyrus oleraceus cultivar Zhongwan6 chromosome 4, CAAS_Psat_ZW6_1.0, whole genome shotgun sequence genome, one window contains:
- the LOC127136024 gene encoding S-protein homolog 4-like, which produces MSPFNQKVVVMCMLMLLSVQYVPGVHLNVVNSTEKNLFRVHVNIVNSLEDNLDLTLHCKSKDDDLGAHLLHHGEGFSFNFRPAFIVAQTLFFCSFVWNGELHWFDIYIDGDNVRANCDYCNWNVFKSGPCRTPEPKSPTQTPICLPWNKSQRM; this is translated from the coding sequence ATGTCTCCATTTAACCAAAAAGTTGTGGTGATGTGTATGTTAATGCTATTATCGGTGCAGTACGTTCCTGGTGTTCATTTGAATGTTGTTAACTCAACTGAAAAAAATCTTTTTAGAGTTCATGTGAATATTGTTAACTCTTTAGAAGACAATTTAGACTTAACTCTTCATTGTAAATCTAAAGACGATGATCTCGGAGCTCATCTTTTGCATCATGGTGAAGGCTTTAGTTTCAACTTTCGTCCTGCATTTATTGTTGCTCAAACATTATTCTTTTGTTCCTTTGTATGGAATGGTGAATTACATTGGTTTGATATATACATAGATGGTGATAATGTGAGAGCTAATTGTGATTATTGTAATTGGAATGTATTCAAATCAGGACCATGTAGAACTCCAGAACCAAAGTCGCCTACACAAACACCTATTTGCCTTCCGTGGAATAAGTCACAAAGAATGTAg